The following are encoded in a window of Megalobrama amblycephala isolate DHTTF-2021 linkage group LG19, ASM1881202v1, whole genome shotgun sequence genomic DNA:
- the LOC125254724 gene encoding kelch-like protein 10: protein MEYTNIRETAFNLFDEERFQGEHTDVIIRADGAEFRAHKIILSAFSPYFRVLFSNNWSSTKKQFYEIPGMSQDSLSQIIHFAYTGAAHITEENVTEVLVAADQFLVWGLVDACCQFLEENLCPENCMGIWRFTEDFFSCSKLHHKAMHYILQNFEEVLLEPEEFLELSLEQLEEIIGKDELNVKQEKVVFEAVLQWINYTPENRKQTIAVLLPKVRLGLIPSDYFINNVKNNPLVMENEACKPVIINAMKTMFDLSMDESTNQELIHQLTRPRLPSEILLAVGGWSGSNPTNEIEAYDVKADRWVSVTQDDERPRAYHGTAVLEEFVYCVGGYDGVEYFNSVRKCNLITHTFHEVAPMHERRCYVSVVVLDGLIYAIGGFDRYQQLKTAERYDPNTKQWTLTAPMNERRSDASATSLQGRVYICGGFAGIECLSSAESYNPETDQWTLISPMRSRRSGVGVIAYGDLVYAVGGYDGGSRLRSVEAYNPLTDIWRDVAAMYNPRSNFGIEVVDGQLFAVGGSNGIGTTCDVESYDEKTDEWFVANEMTIYRSALSCCVVSGLPNMAEYAALRNAVQTQDESDSE, encoded by the exons ATGGAGTACACTAACATTAGAGAAACAGCGTTTAATTTGTTTGATGAAGAACGTTTCCAGGGCGAACACACTGACGTGATCATCAGGGCAGATGGCGCAGAATTTCGAGCGCACAAGATCATCTTGTCTGCCTTCAGCCCTTACTTTAG GGTTCTTTTCTCCAACAACTGGAGcagcacaaaaaaacaattttatgaAATTCCAGGAATGTCCCAAGACTCCCTGTCTCAGATCATTCACTTCGCATACACGGGAGCTGCACACATTACAGAAGAAAATGTGACAGAGGTCTTGGTAGCGGCTGATCAGTTTTTGGTGTGGGGTCTTGTTGATGCTTGCTGCCAGTTCCTGGAGGAAAATTTATGCCCAGAGAACTGCATGGGCATCTGGAGGTTTACAGAAGACTTTTTTTCCTGCTCAAAGCTCCACCATAAAGCAATGCACTACATCCTGCAGAACTTTGAGGAGGTTCTGCTCGAACCTGAGGAGTTCCTGGAGCTCTCGCTGGAACAACTTGAAGAAATCATCGGAAAGGATGAGCTGAACGTTAAACAGGAGAAGGTGGTTTTTGAAGCAGTCCTCCAATGGATTAATTACACACCTGAAAACAGGAAGCAAACCATTGCCGTGCTTCTGCCAAAG GTTCGATTGGGGTTGATCCCATCAGACTACTTCATCAATAATGTGAAGAACAATCCACTGGTGATGGAGAATGAAGCCTGCAAGCCAGTTATCATCAATGCAATGAAGACTATGTTTGACCTCAGCATGGATGAATCCACCAACCAAGAGCTCATACATCAACTGACACGCCCACGTCTGCCCTCAGAGATCCTATTGGCCGTCGGAGGATGGAGCGGCAGCAATCCCACCAATGAGATCGAGGCATATGATGTGAAGGCAGACCGCTGGGTCAGTGTAACTCAAGACGATGAGCGTCCCAGAGCCTATCATGGTACAGCGGTCCTGGAGGAGTTTGTTTATTGTGTTGGTGGTTATGATGGTGTGGAGTATTTCAACAGCGTGAGGAAATGTAATCTCATCACTCACACTTTTCATGAG GTGGCCCCCATGCATGAACGCCGATGCTATGTAAGCGTGGTTGTTCTGGACGGGCTCATATATGCAATTGGTGGTTTTGATAGATATCAACAGCTTAAAACAGCAGAGCGTTATGATCCAAACACCAAGCAGTGGACACTGACAGCACCCATGAATGAACGGAGGAGTGACGCCAGCGCCACCTCACTGCAGGGCAGG gtTTATATCTGTGGTGGTTTTGCTGGGATCGAGTGTCTCTCTTCCGCTGAGAGTTATAACCCGGAAACAGACCAGTGGACTCTCATTTCTCCCATGAGAAGCCGCCGCAGTGGTGTCGGTGTGATCGCTTACGGAGATCTAGTGTATGCT gttGGTGGTTATGATGGTGGCAGTCGTTTGCGGAGTGTGGAGGCCTACAACCCGCTGACTGACATCTGGCGTGATGTTGCAGCAATGTACAACCCACGCAGCAACTTTGGCATTGAG GTAGTCGATGGTCAGTTGTTTGCTGTCGGAGGCTCTAATGGAATTGGCACCACCTGTGATGTAGAGTCCTACGATGAGAAGACAGATGAATG GTTTGTTGCAAATGAAATGACCATTTACCGCAGTGCTCTGAGTTGTTGTGTAGTATCAGGATTGCCTAACATGGCAGAGTATGCTGCCCTACGAAACGCCGTACAGACACAAGACGAGTCTGACAGTGAATGA